From Helicoverpa zea isolate HzStark_Cry1AcR chromosome 12, ilHelZeax1.1, whole genome shotgun sequence:
TTGTTAGTATTACTAGTCATATATTAGTTAGGGAATTCTTGTATTACTTATGTCCTTTTGAGTAATTTGAATAATCCAGATTACCACATCAGGTTCAATCATCGAAAGAGTAGGTATTTCAGAATCTGTTTCAAATTATCAGAGATCATCCTATCCAACAGGTCAACTTTTTTGGCTCATAAAGTGATAATGCTTATTTGTTTCCAGTGTTCCATAAGCTACAACTATCATCAAGCTTCGAATATCTGGAGATTAGGTTCTCAACACATACTCGGACTATAGCTGCAGTACTATTTGTGGTTAGCAAACTGATGCTGCTACCTATTGTGCCCTATGTGCCACTGTTGGCGTTCAGATTAGGTAAGCATACGATGAATATTTAGCACATCACTAGAAATAATTGAAGAACTCAGTGATTTAAATCTGATTCGACTAGAGAAgataaataaagtacctacctatctgcTGGAGTGAAGAGAAACATACCAAAATACTCTTTTTGTGCTCGAGTATTGATGTCTAAGTTTAGGAACTCTTTTGATTAACctgattaaaattgaaaataaaatgtgcttCCATTATTTTCAGTAACAAATCCTCTAACGGGACGAATAACAGCAGTCCTATGCGTGGCCTGTGCAACTTTCAGTGCAGTAGGTGGATTACGAGCAATAGTAGCTATTGGTATCATGACGACTTTCCTGGCCCTAGCCGGTACAGCCCTCCCAAGTGGCTTAGCACTCATACCAATGGGATTCAAGAAGATGTGGGAAATCGCCAGTCATGGTGGAAGATTAGTTCTTTATGAGTAAGTGACTCCCTTTCTACACTAATAATTAAGatgaaagatttgattgtttgtttgacatgaaTAGGATCCGCTACTGCTTGGCTGATTTGAATAATTCCTTGACTATTAGGGAACTACACTATACCTATCCACTGGATATGTTTTATCCGGGAAAAAGTTTCCTCGGAATGCTGGTGAAACCACCGTACTCCGTTTCGTAAAAACAACTGACCTAACTTGAACAAAAATCAAATTCGTTCTTATTTCTTTCAGCCCAGATCCCGAATTGGCTCACCACACATCATTTTTCGCAGTAACCCTAGCTCTATCAACAAATTGGTTATGGAAGATAGCTCTAAGCCAGTCTACTCTGCAGAAACTCTTAGCTGTGCCCACAATAAGTCAAGCTAGAATATGTTTAAGCATTTCTTGTATTGGTGTGATACTTATGAAGCTTCTGTCCTGTGTCCTTGGACTGGCATTGTATGCGTGGTATGCTGGTTGTGATCCATTGCTTACTGGGCAGATAAAGAAACATGAACAGGTAACTAATAATCTACACATTTATGAGATCTTTTACCTGCAAAACGtggtatatatgtcaccgtaagattacaaacatcgttagattacaatctatctcgagagattgtaaactgtcgaattattgtaaaccgtaacacctgattgcaatttaacgcattatttttcgctatattataatctatcgatgagaaattgtcaaattgtcaactgtccgagagctctccctgattggtcagtctttttgtaagatcgagagcgatgtagagcggtcaaattgtcaactggcgtagaacggaatgcatcttgcgcgctgattggtagaacgtcaaaaaagacaatgttctttgcaactcccggtgtcacagctctttgacgtgcaaaaataagtgacggtttaattttttataaaatcaaaaattgtacttaatttttaagactcaaattacacacaattaaaaattgtattaaaaattgaagttagtgacgaaaacgaatcgctgcaaaaccgactccacgtagtcttgtctgccctacccctagagtgcaattcaaaaccgcgtaggcgcggaggggcgaggcggcctgcgagctgaggcgcaggtagtttcagcgctcgccgccgcggctgaggctggccggctcagccggccagcaagccgaagctgcggtggtgagcgtgaaaaccatctgcgacgataagctcgcatgggaccgccggagccccgcagcgccggagccgtgacagaagttatgcttgctgcatgttgcatgcttacttccatgctgggtcaattaatatgggatgtgttatattttaaacaaaaaactcagtagatacgagttaaaaaattagaaggtaaataaatatttttatgatgtcatttaatagtatttaagaagtttactgttagaatgcatgctacaaatttagatgcaaaaaaataaccatcatgctgagttgtatttagagtggaagataactcgtggctaagatagtattatttagatgctcgacgctttattaattgtggctgacttagtaatttagaaggcaacatacatttttgggggcgaataatgatattaaaaaagaagcctgtttaattagcaccccttttattttatttttaaatattagtttgtatttgaagacaaaatacctaactgtatttttataagagttatttttatataaatttaatacttgaagaatttttgaagagcatttattttatttaactgacacctctatttcattcctaactctacgggaactccatgggaacagaacggctggtcgtgattggtcgatcttacaaaaagactgaccaatcagagagagctttcggacagttgacaatttgacaatttctcatcgatagattataatatagcgaaaaataatgcgttaaattgcaatcagatgttacggttcacaataattcgacagtttacaatctctcgagatagattgtaatctaacgatgtttgtaatcttacggtaacatatatataagCAATTTTTGTATCGTTTAATTTCAGCTTGTCCCTCATTTTCTCAACAATTTATCTTTGATGTTTCCTGGAATATGCGgaattttcattatttcaatATTCAGCGCTACGACTGGGTGAGACTTACGAATATAATTTGTTGCATTATAATCCTTATTCAGTTCAGCATaaagtttatattaatttaccgTTCAGATGTGACTTGTTACAGATGCATAGCGTctctaataaattcaatatcgGGGGTTCTGTTTGAAGAATTTATACGGCCATGGATGCCTCAAAGTACTAATGAGATTGCTTGTTGCAAGATTATGAAAGTaagtttcagtttatttttcataacttATCTTTGAGTTTGACTGGTATTTACTTATCCGAAAAATTGTATCAGCCATGAAGAATCCACTTTAGTATTTAACTTGAATTTTCTGAAATCAAAATCGTTACGGATATAAGTAGCATTGAAGCTTTTTTTCcctatagaaaatatttattcataaaatacgCTGATGATTACAATACAAACCAAGTACAATACAAACCACGTACTCTATTTATAACTTATTTCCTTTTTACAGTGTCTCTGCGTCCTGGTCGGCATATACTGTGGGTCAGTAGTCTGGTTTGCGAAGGAACTGGATCGGCTGCAGCACGTCGCTTCAGGGGTCACTGGAGTCACAGCTGGAACCTTGCTGGGACTGTTCACTTTGGGCATTGTATTCTCTAGAGCAAATTGTTCTGtaagttttgatttttattaaataggttATTAATATTTCCTTTGGGTAACAGAAAACATTATTTgaacttaatttttaaaaaatacctactcatgtattttcaaaacaattgtGCCTACACGCCATCTGCTGACTGAATTCGAAATGATTTCCAACTGCTTGCGTGATATTTGATTCAAAGCCCTTTCTACTTCATCGTAGCCCTTGACTCATTTTAGTTACAGAATTGTTACACAGATGGCGCCGTATCAGATAGTTTTCGTATAAAAATAGAGATGGTACTGTCCCtgcgaaaatataaaaaatattttttattattcttttaccTTCATAGTATTTTCTGATTTCCCTTATATTTTTTAGGGTGCATTAAGTGGCTGTCTATTAAGCCTGATACTCTGCGGTTGGCTGCTCATCGGGGCAGAAAATGCGCTCGCCACCGGTGCGTTGACCTTCCAGGGCAAACCACTAGCCACTTCTGGTTGCGGGAAAGCTAATTACACGCATGTACTGGCAAATATAACCACCGTAGTGCCTAATCCCGCGTAAgtattttaatgagattttatACATGAATTTTCGTTTATCTATGTACTCATACCTACTAATGGCAGTAGGTACGTATTTAGTGTGCTAAATGGGTTTTCGAGTGGTATATCTAGATGAAGTTGTTCTTTACTTACCATGGCTGGTTCGTGGATCCCGGATACCTATAGTTTCAAACTACTTGAAAGCTTAGTGATGTGCGTAATcgtgtacctacttaacttaGAATCTGAACAGCTGCTTTTTAACCAgtgtgtaggtttttttttctaaaacgctATCAGTATAAATATTCATTCAGTAATGAGCCTTATAAAAGTCCTTCTAATAATTTCTCCTGTGGGGCTATAAATCTGTAATCCAAGTAATGGATTACTTAGGTTTAATAAACTATTCCCTCTATGACTCCGCTATTAGTGTGGAGTTTGTGCATGAGAAATTACTAGGATGGGTTGCTTTGTATTAGCTAATACAGTTATATTTAGTGCATTTCATATTATGGTGCTAGCATGTCCTCAAGATTTTAATAGCTTATAAAGCGTTTAGGTCCAGCTAACTTTAAGCTTATTCCATCTCAGACAAAGTCAGTACGTCAGACAAATAACTGTTATGATGCAACGATGAAGGAAAACATAGTCAAGGAAACCTGGATTTTAAGGTCATGAATTGCTCATACACCTTAAGGAAGACCGAGTGAGGCCAATGCAATGCCTTGCCACAAAAAAAACGGATAACGATTACGTAATGTAAaggatacaataaataaatatgtccaAAATACGCACACAAAGCATTTAGACAGTATCGTTTCAAATATCTGATGACGCCAAATCTTCATCCAATACACTCTCAAATCTCTAGGGATCTATCAAAGATTATAGTTGGACATACGAGCCACATACGACCTTATACGACCAAAACTAACTCCCCAACTCAATTAGGCACTGAAATAAAACCTTATCAGGGACTTTATGACGTACATTTTTACAGCCCCCCAAGTCTTCACACTTGGTTAGAGGTGGCTAAGTGGAAGTTTTAATCTTCCGTCGTAAGTTGGATGCGAACTGGCTCAGTTTTATTTCCCCCTTATTAAAACTTTACCCATATTACTACTAGCAGATCCCCTTACTTTTACGACTTTTCTTGGTGGTCTTTTTTTAAACGGTCCTTGaactattattttaactttaactagaAGTTCCTTGGAGAAAGTTTTTAATCATACGAGGTGCTTGTTTGTGACtatgattaaaatatattgttcaCAGTAAAAAACTGCTAGAACTTGATGCTTGAAAAATACAAATAGGATAAACgaatattcatataattataTGAACAATACACATAATAACTTTGTAGCTTATATTCCAACAAATAATTAGTAAACATCAATTTGCCTATAATCGGCCACAATTATTTCCATTCCAATGGTATCACTCACTGCTATTTCTGTATACACAAATACAATTCATTAACTTGCACATAGCTTTGAAAATTGTTTCGGATTGCATTCTACACACTTAATTATAACTAGTAATTAAagcaaaatacatttaaattgcTAGTGGCGGTCTTgacttaattaagttttttggtAGGTTACGTTTACACTATAATATGATACCTGTCAGTTTCTAAGGGTCATGTTAGTTCTGAGTTCTTCTAGAAGATAAGTAATTTCTTTTTGACCTTTAGGTTTAGAGACTACCACTTTTTCTCAGTCCACCGGCAGTAGACCCAAAGTTTCTGCGATACCCTACCTCATTTATTAAAAGGGAAAGTTGGTCTATTGATATCACTTAGTTATTCATCTACTTGTGTAATTTCTttgtt
This genomic window contains:
- the LOC124635101 gene encoding sodium-coupled monocarboxylate transporter 2-like, translated to MIRVRTIIPVSPIYFNVAEYCLFGIILGVIIGIIVYYNVINRKYNTVAGFLFGGKNMSVISITLALISSHLTSITLLGVPVEIYLRGTQYWASALSLIIVTFLTAVIYLPVFHKLQLSSSFEYLEIRFSTHTRTIAAVLFVVSKLMLLPIVPYVPLLAFRLVTNPLTGRITAVLCVACATFSAVGGLRAIVAIGIMTTFLALAGTALPSGLALIPMGFKKMWEIASHGGRLVLYDPDPELAHHTSFFAVTLALSTNWLWKIALSQSTLQKLLAVPTISQARICLSISCIGVILMKLLSCVLGLALYAWYAGCDPLLTGQIKKHEQLVPHFLNNLSLMFPGICGIFIISIFSATTGCIASLINSISGVLFEEFIRPWMPQSTNEIACCKIMKCLCVLVGIYCGSVVWFAKELDRLQHVASGVTGVTAGTLLGLFTLGIVFSRANCSGALSGCLLSLILCGWLLIGAENALATGALTFQGKPLATSGCGKANYTHVLANITTVVPNPANQFPKKPLQSLFRISFTYCPFAGAVSVILIGVLMSYLTGKSKSDSMNPDVFCPLTQSILHKSMIRSPTASLEARPNTQEVYVALDEALKHLKEVIDR